Proteins from a single region of Desulfobacter postgatei 2ac9:
- a CDS encoding UPF0280 family protein, whose protein sequence is MSMFENRKIYRVCHQKQGLVNFNVTVKETNLNIQADSDLSEQAVRSILKHRHYIENHIARSPRFAHSLTPLPDPGIAPKIISEMTMAAKTAGVGPMAAVAGAVAQSVGRDLLQCSSNVLVENGGDIFIKSDTHTIFTIYAGSSPLSMKTGIKVGRRPVSFAMCTSSGTVGHSKSFGKADAVSVLADCCALADAAATAICNQVQTPKDIEKAIVSGRRMSGVQGLVIISGKHIGLWGGLELVKL, encoded by the coding sequence GTTTGAAAACCGCAAAATCTATCGCGTTTGCCACCAAAAACAGGGACTGGTCAACTTTAATGTAACCGTAAAGGAAACCAACCTCAATATTCAGGCTGATTCGGATCTCAGTGAACAGGCTGTACGGTCTATTCTGAAACATCGCCATTACATTGAAAATCACATCGCCCGCTCTCCAAGGTTTGCCCACAGCCTGACGCCGTTGCCCGATCCGGGGATCGCGCCTAAAATCATTTCTGAAATGACCATGGCGGCAAAAACGGCCGGTGTCGGCCCCATGGCGGCCGTGGCAGGGGCTGTGGCCCAGAGTGTGGGAAGGGATCTGCTTCAATGCTCTTCAAATGTCCTTGTGGAAAACGGCGGCGATATTTTTATAAAATCAGATACCCATACCATATTCACCATTTATGCCGGATCATCACCCTTGAGCATGAAAACCGGTATTAAAGTGGGCCGGCGCCCCGTTTCGTTTGCCATGTGCACCTCCTCGGGCACCGTGGGGCATTCCAAAAGTTTTGGCAAAGCCGATGCCGTTTCAGTACTGGCAGATTGCTGTGCCCTGGCCGATGCTGCGGCCACAGCAATTTGCAATCAGGTCCAGACGCCCAAAGACATTGAAAAGGCCATTGTCTCAGGCAGGCGCATGAGCGGGGTCCAGGGTCTTGTCATTATTTCAGGAAAACATATTGGGCTATGGGGGGGGCTGGAACTGGTCAAACTATGA